One Cohnella candidum genomic region harbors:
- a CDS encoding acetylxylan esterase — protein MPLEQLRAYKPALTKLPDFDAFWSESLEELAQVPLRYERTPFPYPVKGLKVYRMFYEGFNHSRIEAWLALPESSQPLPGIVQYHGYNWAWDNQLLDTVNLALKGYAVLQMICRGQQSESVDNVVSSNGHVAGWMSKGILNPREYYYRAVYMDSVRALEVLRDLPEVDGDRIGVTGGSQGGALTLAAAALSDIPKLALSDYPYLSHFERAIDVAPAGPYGELNEYFRRHSSDPRIEERAKETLSYFDIMNLAPRIACRTWIGIGLIDEITPPSTVFAVYNHLSCEKEIGVYRYFGHEHIPAAIIPRLQLMQDVLGS, from the coding sequence ATGCCCCTCGAGCAGCTCCGGGCGTACAAGCCCGCTTTGACCAAGCTGCCGGATTTCGACGCCTTCTGGAGCGAATCGCTCGAGGAGCTCGCGCAAGTCCCGCTCCGTTACGAGCGGACGCCGTTTCCGTACCCGGTCAAAGGCTTGAAGGTGTACCGGATGTTCTACGAAGGCTTCAACCATTCCCGAATCGAAGCCTGGCTTGCCCTGCCCGAAAGCTCGCAGCCGCTTCCCGGCATCGTCCAATACCACGGCTATAACTGGGCATGGGACAACCAGCTGCTGGACACGGTGAATCTCGCCCTCAAAGGCTATGCCGTCCTTCAAATGATTTGCCGGGGCCAGCAGAGCGAGAGCGTGGACAACGTCGTCTCCTCCAACGGCCACGTCGCCGGCTGGATGTCCAAAGGCATCCTGAACCCGAGAGAATACTATTACCGTGCCGTCTATATGGACTCCGTACGCGCCCTCGAGGTTCTCCGCGATCTGCCGGAAGTGGATGGTGACCGCATCGGCGTAACCGGGGGCAGCCAAGGCGGCGCACTCACGCTGGCGGCTGCCGCGCTGTCCGACATTCCGAAGCTCGCGTTGTCCGATTACCCGTACCTGTCCCATTTCGAGCGGGCCATTGACGTCGCCCCGGCCGGACCTTACGGCGAATTGAACGAATATTTCCGCCGCCACTCCTCCGATCCCCGGATCGAGGAACGCGCGAAGGAAACGCTCAGCTATTTCGATATCATGAACCTGGCGCCGCGGATCGCCTGCCGGACCTGGATCGGCATCGGGCTGATCGACGAAATCACGCCGCCTTCTACCGTTTTCGCCGTTTATAACCATCTTTCCTGCGAGAAGGAAATCGGCGTTTACCGCTATTTCGGCCATGAGCACATTCCGGCCGCCATCATTCCGAGACTGCAGCTCATGCAGGACGTCCTCGGATCCTGA